From Herbiconiux flava, one genomic window encodes:
- a CDS encoding agmatine deiminase family protein, protein MTWLMPAETHEHARTWMAFPRPNASLGDTTSEREAAYAAWTAVAHAVAEFEPVTMIVDPEESARAASVLGGGIERIEHPLDDYWVRDTGPSFVLGDDGRLGAVDWVFNGWGGQSDWARWENDASLARFVAEAAGAELVGSELVNEGGAIHVDGAGTVLVTETVQLDPGRNPGLDRAAVEAELARTLGATAVAWLPRGLTRDYEPFGTRGHVDMIATMPSPGTVLLHSQPDPAHPDHAVTRMLRGVLEAATDATGRPFAVIDLPGPSTLRDAAGFVDWNYVNHLVVNGGVIACGYGDERADARARAILAEAYPGRRVVTVEAREILARGGGIHCITQQQPATPATAAAPDPESRA, encoded by the coding sequence ATGACCTGGCTGATGCCCGCCGAGACCCACGAGCACGCCCGCACGTGGATGGCGTTTCCGCGCCCGAACGCCTCCCTCGGCGACACGACGTCCGAGCGCGAGGCCGCGTACGCCGCCTGGACCGCGGTCGCGCACGCGGTGGCCGAGTTCGAGCCGGTGACGATGATCGTCGACCCCGAGGAGTCGGCGCGGGCCGCCTCGGTGCTCGGCGGCGGGATCGAGCGCATCGAGCATCCGCTCGACGACTACTGGGTGCGGGACACCGGCCCCAGCTTCGTGCTGGGCGACGACGGCCGGCTCGGCGCGGTCGACTGGGTGTTCAACGGCTGGGGCGGGCAGAGCGACTGGGCGCGGTGGGAGAACGACGCGTCGCTCGCGCGGTTCGTCGCCGAGGCCGCGGGTGCCGAGCTCGTGGGGTCGGAACTGGTGAACGAGGGCGGGGCGATCCACGTCGACGGGGCGGGCACGGTGCTCGTGACCGAGACGGTGCAGCTCGACCCCGGCCGCAACCCCGGGCTCGACCGCGCCGCCGTCGAGGCCGAGCTCGCCCGCACCCTCGGCGCCACGGCCGTGGCCTGGCTGCCGCGTGGCCTCACCCGCGACTACGAGCCGTTCGGCACCCGCGGCCACGTCGACATGATCGCGACGATGCCCTCGCCCGGCACGGTGCTGCTGCACTCCCAGCCCGATCCGGCGCACCCCGACCACGCCGTCACGCGGATGCTCCGCGGCGTGCTCGAGGCCGCCACCGACGCCACGGGCCGGCCGTTCGCGGTGATCGACCTCCCCGGCCCGTCGACCCTCCGCGACGCCGCCGGCTTCGTCGACTGGAACTACGTCAACCACCTCGTGGTCAACGGCGGCGTCATCGCGTGCGGCTACGGCGACGAGCGAGCGGATGCGCGGGCCCGCGCCATCCTCGCCGAGGCCTATCCCGGCCGTCGGGTCGTCACGGTCGAGGCGCGCGAGATCCTGGCGCGCGGCGGCGGCATCCACTGCATCACCCAGCAGCAGCCCGCGACCCCGGCCACGGCCGCGGCGCCCGACCCTGAGTCGAGAGCATGA
- a CDS encoding Asp23/Gls24 family envelope stress response protein: MTDITGDDRHDDIPDITGAPDILDVYGDYLDRGEQPPAELIDASPENQLAWAALLRVRDAAGSLVDLEAEAAENPFATGWVESILANVQREVRSGRSIPLTHPSRRATLSVTEAAVLGLVRAAGDSVDGVLIGRCVLDGDVEQPGAPVRVRVEASVFWGESIPERAEVLRAAIAHTLLEHTELAVESIDVTVTDVHLRRQAPEVADDDGSER, encoded by the coding sequence ATGACCGACATCACGGGCGACGACCGCCACGACGACATCCCCGACATCACGGGCGCCCCCGACATCCTCGACGTGTACGGCGACTACCTCGACCGGGGCGAGCAGCCGCCGGCCGAGCTGATTGACGCCAGCCCCGAGAACCAGCTCGCCTGGGCGGCCCTGCTGCGTGTGCGCGACGCCGCCGGTTCGCTGGTCGACCTCGAGGCCGAGGCGGCCGAGAACCCGTTCGCCACGGGGTGGGTGGAGAGCATCCTCGCGAACGTGCAGCGCGAGGTGCGGTCGGGGCGGTCGATCCCGCTGACGCATCCGTCGCGGCGCGCGACGCTCTCGGTCACCGAGGCCGCCGTGCTGGGGCTCGTGCGGGCCGCGGGCGACTCGGTCGACGGGGTGCTGATCGGTCGCTGCGTGCTCGACGGCGACGTCGAGCAGCCCGGCGCACCGGTGCGGGTGCGGGTCGAGGCGAGCGTGTTCTGGGGCGAGAGCATCCCCGAGCGGGCGGAGGTGCTGCGCGCGGCGATCGCGCACACGCTGCTCGAGCACACCGAGCTCGCGGTCGAGTCGATCGACGTCACGGTCACCGACGTGCACCTCCGGCGCCAGGCGCCCGAGGTCGCCGACGACGACGGGAGCGAGCGATGA
- a CDS encoding RNA polymerase sigma factor — protein MREPLDEASDRIVAGRAADGDLRAFEVLVRRHGPLMRAYATRVLGSNSEVDDVVQEAFITAWTKLPTLDDLSVVKSWLMRIVNRKAIDRIRARHDDRPLLDWDDETPPEQGPEKQAEAQSQRDQLKGALDRLPEAQRQCWVMKEVGGFSYEEISEELGVPPSTVRGLLARARKTLIREMEEWR, from the coding sequence ATGCGCGAGCCGCTCGACGAGGCGTCCGACCGCATCGTCGCCGGTCGCGCCGCCGACGGGGACCTGCGGGCGTTCGAGGTGCTCGTGCGGCGGCACGGTCCGCTGATGCGGGCCTACGCGACGCGGGTGCTGGGGTCGAACTCCGAGGTCGACGACGTGGTGCAGGAGGCCTTCATCACGGCCTGGACCAAGCTGCCCACCCTCGACGACCTCTCGGTGGTCAAGTCGTGGCTGATGCGGATCGTGAACCGCAAGGCGATCGACCGCATCCGGGCCCGGCACGACGACCGGCCGCTGCTCGACTGGGACGACGAGACGCCGCCCGAGCAGGGCCCCGAGAAGCAGGCCGAGGCGCAGTCGCAGCGCGATCAGCTGAAGGGCGCGCTCGACCGGCTGCCCGAGGCGCAGCGGCAGTGCTGGGTGATGAAAGAGGTAGGAGGATTCTCGTACGAGGAGATCTCCGAGGAGCTGGGTGTGCCGCCGTCGACCGTGCGGGGACTCCTGGCCCGGGCGCGCAAGACACTGATCAGAGAGATGGAGGAGTGGCGATGA
- a CDS encoding ECF transporter S component, with translation MRNTSTRLLLSCAAIGVVGGIVFIVNSYLGGTLNAVAPMLYGLTLGVYFVPGALAQRLFRRGGVALLVAVLSGLVAAAFNPLGFLAALISVGIGALQELPFLVTRYRRWPVWLFVAGAVLSGVVLAAGMYRLVGARDLDPAGALVLVAGSLLSPVVFTLLALALARPLAATGVTRGLAPRR, from the coding sequence ATGCGCAACACGAGCACGCGACTGCTGCTGAGCTGCGCCGCGATCGGCGTGGTGGGCGGGATCGTCTTCATCGTCAACTCCTATCTCGGCGGCACGCTGAACGCCGTGGCGCCGATGCTGTACGGCCTCACGCTCGGGGTGTACTTCGTTCCCGGGGCCCTCGCTCAGCGGCTCTTCCGGCGCGGCGGGGTGGCACTGCTCGTGGCCGTGCTCTCGGGGCTGGTGGCCGCGGCGTTCAACCCGCTCGGGTTCCTCGCGGCCCTGATCTCGGTCGGGATCGGCGCGTTGCAGGAGCTGCCGTTCCTCGTCACGCGCTACCGCCGCTGGCCCGTCTGGCTCTTCGTCGCGGGCGCGGTGCTCTCGGGCGTGGTGCTCGCGGCGGGCATGTACCGCCTCGTCGGCGCGCGCGACCTCGACCCGGCCGGCGCTCTCGTGCTGGTCGCGGGTTCGCTGCTCTCCCCCGTCGTCTTCACGCTGCTCGCGCTCGCGCTGGCCCGCCCCCTGGCGGCCACGGGCGTCACCCGGGGCCTGGCCCCGCGCCGCTGA
- a CDS encoding ABC transporter ATP-binding protein yields the protein MTDSALELRGVRIRHEGAERFTPDGVDLIVHPGEAVLVLGPSGSGKSTLALALNGLVPQEVPAELQGTVSVDGLSTAGTPVARLSAHVAMVFQDPDAQIVTATVLDEVCFGPENLLVPVDEVLERAEQALRRVGLWERRHENPDRLSGGGRQRLAIACALALRSPVIVLDEPTANLDPLGVEEVYAVLGELVAEGGRTLVLIEHALDAALAVVDRVVVLDGAGRLALDGPVELLREHADELLALGVWLPSALLAGLRLRDQGFPVPVPPLTPAALTTLLDSLRPATDARQTVPRETTPRPPVRSAVTVRGLSVTRGRRPRTPVPHGLDLDVPTGSFTAVVGVNGAGKTTFLQAVAGVVPPPRGTVDVLGLDPARADARRLARTIGFVFQNPEHQFIRATVAEELAHALELQRVPRPAIDEQVERMLERFGLVEQRDAHPFLLSGGQKRRLSVGTALLAGAPVLALDEPTFGQDRARARELLDLLTELNAAGTTVLVVTHDLQLVAEHASHVLVLDGGRIAAHGPTAEVLASGALEAAGLTAPPLARAFRAAADPAWHRVTRLADLASLHPAGPDVPDGAGGVGA from the coding sequence GTGACCGACTCCGCCCTCGAGCTCCGCGGTGTGCGCATCCGCCACGAGGGCGCCGAGCGCTTCACGCCCGACGGGGTCGATCTGATCGTGCATCCGGGCGAGGCGGTGCTCGTGCTCGGCCCCTCGGGCAGCGGCAAGTCCACGCTCGCGCTCGCGCTGAACGGCCTCGTGCCCCAGGAGGTCCCGGCCGAGCTGCAGGGCACGGTGAGCGTCGACGGCCTGTCGACGGCCGGTACCCCGGTGGCCCGCCTGAGCGCGCACGTCGCCATGGTCTTCCAGGACCCCGACGCCCAGATCGTCACCGCCACCGTGCTCGACGAGGTCTGCTTCGGCCCCGAGAACCTCCTCGTGCCCGTCGACGAGGTGCTCGAGCGCGCGGAGCAGGCCCTCCGTCGCGTGGGCCTCTGGGAACGGCGCCACGAGAACCCCGACCGCCTCTCCGGCGGCGGCCGGCAGCGCCTCGCCATCGCCTGCGCGCTCGCGCTGCGCTCCCCCGTGATCGTGCTCGACGAACCCACGGCCAACCTCGACCCGCTGGGCGTCGAGGAGGTCTACGCGGTGCTCGGCGAGCTCGTCGCCGAGGGCGGCCGCACGCTCGTGCTGATCGAGCACGCCCTCGACGCCGCCCTGGCCGTCGTGGACCGCGTGGTGGTGCTCGACGGCGCCGGTCGCCTCGCGCTCGACGGCCCCGTCGAACTCCTCCGCGAGCACGCCGACGAGCTGCTCGCCCTCGGCGTGTGGCTCCCCTCCGCACTGCTGGCGGGCCTGCGCCTCCGCGACCAGGGCTTCCCGGTGCCCGTTCCGCCCCTCACCCCGGCCGCCCTGACGACGCTCCTCGACTCCCTCCGGCCGGCGACGGATGCGCGGCAGACCGTTCCGCGCGAGACGACGCCGCGCCCGCCCGTCCGCTCCGCCGTGACCGTGCGCGGCCTCTCGGTCACGCGGGGCCGCAGACCGCGCACCCCGGTGCCGCACGGCCTCGACCTGGACGTGCCCACCGGCTCCTTCACGGCCGTCGTCGGGGTCAACGGCGCGGGCAAGACCACCTTCCTGCAGGCCGTCGCCGGCGTCGTCCCCCCGCCCCGCGGCACCGTCGACGTGCTCGGCCTCGACCCCGCCCGGGCCGACGCTCGCCGGCTCGCCCGCACCATCGGCTTCGTCTTCCAGAACCCCGAGCACCAGTTCATCCGCGCGACGGTGGCCGAGGAGCTCGCCCACGCCCTCGAGCTGCAGCGGGTGCCGCGACCGGCGATCGACGAGCAGGTCGAGCGGATGCTCGAGCGCTTCGGTCTCGTCGAGCAGCGCGACGCGCATCCGTTCCTCCTCTCCGGCGGGCAGAAGCGGCGTCTCTCGGTGGGCACCGCACTGCTCGCCGGCGCTCCCGTGCTCGCCCTGGACGAGCCGACCTTCGGCCAGGACCGCGCCCGCGCCCGCGAGCTGCTCGACCTCCTCACCGAGCTGAACGCGGCCGGCACCACGGTGCTCGTGGTGACGCACGACCTGCAGCTCGTGGCCGAGCACGCCTCGCACGTGCTCGTGCTCGACGGCGGCCGGATCGCCGCCCACGGACCGACTGCCGAGGTGCTCGCGTCGGGCGCGCTCGAGGCCGCCGGTCTGACTGCGCCGCCGCTTGCCCGCGCGTTCCGCGCTGCGGCCGACCCCGCGTGGCACCGCGTCACCCGCCTCGCCGACCTGGCCTCGCTGCACCCCGCCGGTCCCGACGTGCCCGACGGAGCCGGCGGGGTCGGCGCATGA
- a CDS encoding energy-coupling factor transporter transmembrane component T — translation MSTARAADPFAAAVPPRGRFLHALNPLAKIAGPLPAIVAVLVVPGAALPAALAAGALLLVLGGARLSPRALLGLLVVLPLATAVLTLSFAFWSDAGRASVTPLVVELGPLRLHEAALLAGGATALRLAAILLLSLIGGLSTTGPDLARSFVQQLRVPYRVGYTALAAYRFVPRFGHELDIIRQAHRVRGLTPGRGPVAAVRRRAGYLVPLLAGALRHAERVALAMDSRAFGAHRTRTERHLVPWRRRDTVFVLLCWLGTGAAIIVALKV, via the coding sequence ATGAGCACCGCACGCGCCGCAGACCCGTTCGCGGCCGCGGTGCCGCCGCGCGGCCGCTTCCTGCACGCGCTGAACCCCCTCGCGAAGATCGCCGGCCCGCTCCCCGCGATCGTCGCGGTGCTCGTCGTGCCCGGCGCCGCCCTGCCGGCCGCGCTGGCGGCGGGGGCGCTGCTGCTCGTGCTCGGGGGTGCGCGCCTCTCCCCCCGCGCCCTGCTCGGGCTGCTCGTGGTGCTGCCGCTCGCCACCGCGGTGCTGACGCTGAGCTTCGCCTTCTGGAGCGACGCCGGCCGCGCATCCGTCACCCCGCTCGTCGTGGAACTCGGCCCGCTGCGGCTGCACGAGGCCGCGCTGCTCGCGGGCGGGGCGACCGCGCTGCGACTGGCCGCCATCCTGCTGCTCTCACTGATCGGCGGGCTCAGCACCACCGGCCCCGACCTCGCCCGGTCGTTCGTGCAGCAGCTGCGGGTGCCGTACCGGGTGGGCTACACGGCGCTGGCCGCCTACCGCTTCGTGCCGCGGTTCGGGCACGAGCTCGACATCATCCGGCAGGCGCACCGGGTGCGCGGCCTGACACCCGGGCGCGGGCCGGTCGCCGCCGTGCGCCGTCGCGCCGGCTACCTCGTGCCGCTGCTGGCCGGAGCCCTCCGGCACGCCGAGCGCGTCGCCCTCGCGATGGACTCCCGGGCCTTCGGCGCCCACCGCACCCGCACCGAACGACACCTCGTCCCCTGGCGCCGGCGGGACACGGTCTTCGTGCTGCTCTGCTGGCTGGGAACGGGGGCCGCGATCATCGTTGCGCTAAAGGTGTGA
- a CDS encoding ABC transporter substrate-binding protein: MVQAPERTHSPRRRFRSLALLSGAAAIALLASGCAGGSSSASNGEFGFPETEQQADSTITVWVDNTRVAAADAFKAANPDVPIDVVTYDGSANGSNSFQTKIQLFDKAKKGWPDVVWSTQTNDAAWASQTSPGSQPFAAQLDGGLVDSELIDGFTAGSLDPCTVDGKVYCLRNDLAQNVLWYDKTLFDQFGYTLPTTWEEYQELGEKVATEHPGYIIGAAGDAWTPEIYMWASKCQAGDVTAVREITVDTTSEECQRMADLLDTSIANGSITTESVFSPSFVQKYAGKVLAMPGPVWYSGAIFNSPDSLNVPAGQIGAATPPTWDGEDVVTGNVGGGTWYISSHSANLASAKKFVEFAATSDEYQVELNPGLPAFAAAGEKWVAKQADSGYFAGDLDALTDSASLVWSGWGSPTFSQEAVWAKTVTPVITSGGTVSDTLEEWGQAIKDQAQVNGYKVG, encoded by the coding sequence ATGGTTCAAGCCCCCGAGCGCACGCATTCCCCCCGCCGCCGGTTCCGCTCGCTCGCCCTCCTCTCCGGCGCCGCCGCCATCGCGCTGCTGGCCTCCGGCTGCGCCGGCGGTTCCTCCTCGGCCTCGAACGGCGAGTTCGGCTTCCCCGAGACCGAGCAGCAGGCCGACAGCACCATCACGGTCTGGGTCGACAACACCCGCGTGGCCGCCGCCGACGCCTTCAAGGCCGCCAATCCCGATGTGCCGATCGATGTCGTGACATACGATGGCAGCGCTAACGGCAGCAACAGCTTCCAGACGAAGATCCAGCTCTTCGACAAGGCGAAGAAGGGATGGCCCGACGTGGTCTGGTCGACGCAGACGAACGACGCGGCCTGGGCCAGCCAGACCTCCCCGGGCTCGCAGCCGTTCGCCGCGCAGCTCGACGGCGGCCTCGTCGACTCCGAGCTGATCGACGGCTTCACCGCCGGATCCCTCGACCCGTGCACCGTCGACGGCAAGGTGTACTGCCTGCGCAACGACCTCGCCCAGAACGTGCTCTGGTACGACAAGACGCTCTTCGACCAGTTCGGCTACACGCTCCCCACCACGTGGGAGGAGTACCAGGAGCTCGGCGAGAAGGTCGCGACCGAGCATCCGGGCTACATCATCGGCGCCGCCGGTGACGCCTGGACCCCCGAGATCTACATGTGGGCCTCGAAGTGCCAGGCCGGCGACGTGACCGCCGTGCGCGAGATCACCGTCGACACGACGAGCGAGGAGTGCCAGCGGATGGCCGACCTGCTCGACACCTCGATCGCGAACGGCTCGATCACCACCGAGAGCGTCTTCAGCCCTTCGTTCGTTCAGAAGTACGCCGGCAAGGTGCTCGCGATGCCCGGACCGGTCTGGTACTCCGGAGCCATCTTCAACAGCCCCGACTCGCTGAACGTGCCGGCCGGCCAGATCGGCGCGGCCACCCCGCCGACCTGGGACGGCGAGGACGTCGTGACCGGCAACGTCGGCGGCGGCACCTGGTACATCTCCAGCCACTCGGCCAACCTCGCCTCGGCGAAGAAGTTCGTGGAGTTCGCTGCCACGAGCGACGAGTACCAGGTCGAGCTGAACCCCGGACTCCCCGCCTTCGCCGCCGCCGGCGAGAAGTGGGTCGCCAAGCAGGCCGACAGCGGCTACTTCGCCGGCGACCTCGATGCCCTGACCGACTCGGCCTCGCTCGTCTGGTCGGGCTGGGGATCGCCGACCTTCAGCCAGGAGGCCGTCTGGGCCAAGACCGTGACCCCCGTGATCACCTCGGGCGGCACGGTCTCCGACACCCTCGAGGAGTGGGGTCAGGCCATCAAGGACCAGGCGCAGGTCAACGGGTACAAGGTCGGCTGA
- a CDS encoding carbohydrate ABC transporter permease produces MTATVPDVEATAAAGVTPRLGRSPRRPGRASVRRSPVKNRMGYLFVSGYTVLMLVFGVFPALYALVLSVTTIDGSFAGFDNFAKVLGDYRFLPAVGHVAVYLVIWLVSLLVLVVLLALVVHAIRIRWLSNASRFIFYIPGALAGASSVMLWLFVLDPSVSPVGWLLEAFGFESFVQTINPANLPVVFTVIAFWTGAGGWIVIMYGALNNIPEEVMEAAKIDGANAVQTAVRIQLPMMKKWIAYMGIMSLAAGTQLFVEPQLLSQASNAVVANDYSLNQLAYLYAFQQNDFNGSAAISILLLVIALALSAFFVARGGLFEKD; encoded by the coding sequence ATGACCGCCACCGTTCCCGACGTCGAGGCGACCGCCGCCGCGGGGGTCACCCCCCGCCTCGGCCGGTCGCCTCGGCGGCCGGGCCGCGCATCCGTTCGGCGGAGCCCGGTGAAGAACCGCATGGGCTACCTGTTCGTGTCGGGGTACACGGTGCTCATGCTGGTGTTCGGCGTCTTCCCGGCGCTGTACGCCCTGGTGCTCTCGGTCACCACGATCGACGGCTCGTTCGCGGGCTTCGACAACTTCGCCAAGGTGCTCGGCGACTACCGCTTCCTGCCGGCCGTCGGCCACGTCGCGGTCTACCTCGTGATCTGGCTGGTCAGCCTGCTCGTGCTGGTGGTGCTGCTCGCCCTCGTCGTGCACGCCATCCGCATCCGCTGGCTCTCGAACGCCTCGCGCTTCATCTTCTACATCCCGGGCGCCCTCGCCGGCGCCTCGAGCGTGATGCTCTGGCTGTTCGTGCTCGACCCCTCGGTCAGCCCGGTCGGCTGGCTGCTGGAGGCCTTCGGCTTCGAGTCGTTCGTGCAGACGATCAACCCCGCGAACCTGCCGGTCGTGTTCACCGTCATCGCGTTCTGGACCGGGGCCGGCGGCTGGATCGTCATCATGTACGGCGCCCTCAACAACATCCCCGAGGAGGTGATGGAGGCCGCGAAGATCGACGGGGCGAACGCCGTGCAGACGGCGGTGCGCATCCAGCTGCCGATGATGAAGAAGTGGATCGCCTACATGGGCATCATGTCCCTCGCCGCCGGCACCCAGCTCTTCGTCGAACCGCAGCTGCTCTCGCAGGCCTCCAACGCCGTCGTCGCCAACGACTACTCGCTGAACCAGCTCGCGTACCTCTACGCGTTCCAGCAGAACGACTTCAACGGCTCGGCCGCGATCTCGATCCTCCTGCTCGTGATCGCCCTGGCGCTGTCCGCATTCTTCGTCGCCCGCGGCGGACTCTTCGAGAAGGACTGA